A portion of the Litorimonas taeanensis genome contains these proteins:
- a CDS encoding YnbE family lipoprotein: protein MNRHHIKSIIMGTTLIAFAAGGISACTPTVKIEPSDKPIRIDLNVKIDQEIRVRLDKEIEEVITNRPDLF from the coding sequence ATGAATAGACATCATATCAAATCGATCATTATGGGAACGACACTGATTGCGTTTGCTGCTGGCGGGATATCGGCCTGCACCCCTACCGTTAAAATAGAGCCTTCGGATAAGCCCATTCGTATCGATTTAAATGTAAAAATTGACCAAGAGATACGTGTCCGTTTGGATAAAGAAATCGAAGAAGTCATCACAAACAGACCAGACTTGTTTTAG
- a CDS encoding winged helix-turn-helix domain-containing protein, with protein sequence MSDISDKSANNEKAKDKRAIELDLDAVDDTIHGRLRMGIMAYLSAVNPASFPELLEKTGTSNGNLSTHLTKLETAGFVKIEKGFKGKRPQTLVYVTDKGRQAWIDYLDIMRRILEH encoded by the coding sequence ATGTCGGATATATCGGATAAATCCGCAAACAATGAAAAGGCCAAAGATAAACGCGCCATAGAGCTCGATCTCGACGCCGTAGACGATACCATTCATGGTCGACTGCGCATGGGTATCATGGCTTATTTGTCGGCTGTAAATCCCGCGAGCTTCCCAGAACTTTTGGAAAAGACAGGGACAAGTAATGGAAACCTTTCAACGCATCTTACAAAATTGGAAACGGCAGGTTTTGTAAAAATAGAAAAAGGTTTCAAAGGTAAGCGGCCGCAAACTTTGGTCTATGTTACCGATAAGGGGCGACAAGCCTGGATTGATTATCTTGATATCATGCGGCGTATCTTGGAACACTAA
- a CDS encoding quinone-dependent dihydroorotate dehydrogenase, which yields MTAFYKFGTAMMRTLPAERAHLMTIKALKAGLGPKNKTSHRPELQTKVGGLTLPNPVGLAAGFDKNCEVPDAMLSAGFGFVECGTVTPRPQVGNPKPRLFRLSQDEAVINRMGFNNKGLDDFSENLRKRQGRLGLLGANLGANKESDDRIADYVTGLARLWGQCDYFTINISSPNTPGLRNLQGSTEMDELLDRLSEAREALAKEGPAYPMFLKVAPDLDFSDVGRVVEQARNYGLNAIIISNTTIDRPSNLKDKQAHEGGGLSGQPLFEKSTALLSEFHNAANGKIDLIGVGGIGSGAQAYAKIKAGANAVQLYSALVYKGPQLVQEICEDLSNLLKADGYSSINEAVGTA from the coding sequence ATGACCGCTTTTTATAAATTTGGTACCGCAATGATGCGGACACTACCTGCAGAGCGGGCGCATTTAATGACGATTAAGGCGCTAAAGGCTGGGCTGGGCCCGAAAAACAAAACGTCACATAGACCAGAGCTTCAGACCAAGGTTGGAGGGTTAACTTTGCCTAATCCTGTGGGGTTAGCGGCTGGGTTTGACAAAAATTGCGAAGTGCCAGATGCCATGCTTAGCGCTGGGTTCGGATTTGTGGAGTGCGGGACTGTCACACCGCGCCCACAAGTCGGTAACCCGAAACCACGTCTTTTCCGTCTATCGCAAGACGAGGCTGTTATTAATCGTATGGGATTTAATAATAAGGGCTTGGACGATTTTTCCGAAAACTTGCGAAAACGTCAAGGGCGCCTGGGATTGCTGGGTGCCAATTTAGGCGCGAATAAAGAGAGCGACGATCGTATTGCGGACTATGTGACGGGCCTTGCGCGGCTATGGGGGCAATGCGATTATTTTACTATTAATATCAGTTCGCCCAACACGCCGGGCCTTCGTAATTTACAGGGTTCTACGGAAATGGATGAGCTGCTCGATAGATTATCTGAAGCAAGAGAGGCGCTGGCAAAAGAAGGCCCAGCTTATCCGATGTTTTTAAAGGTGGCTCCCGATTTGGATTTTTCAGACGTTGGACGCGTTGTAGAGCAAGCGCGGAATTACGGATTGAATGCCATTATCATAAGCAACACGACGATTGATCGTCCAAGTAATTTAAAAGACAAACAAGCCCATGAAGGCGGGGGCCTGTCTGGGCAGCCTCTATTTGAAAAGTCCACAGCATTGCTGAGTGAGTTTCACAACGCCGCCAACGGCAAAATTGATTTAATTGGTGTTGGCGGAATTGGGAGCGGGGCTCAGGCTTACGCCAAGATAAAAGCAGGTGCAAATGCGGTGCAGCTATATTCAGCACTCGTGTATAAAGGCCCGCAGCTTGTCCAAGAAATCTGTGAGGATCTATCAAATCTTTTAAAAGCGGATGGCTATAGCTCTATTAATGAAGCCGTCGGTACAGCTTAA
- a CDS encoding DUF952 domain-containing protein yields MHQKTPIYKILSNEDWERFQKQGVYEGSVLDKSDGYIHMSAASELQGTLDKYYVESESVILLAIKTERLDEVSLKWESSRGGALFPHYYASLTLSHVQWRKLIRSDDYGSYNVQSHLGRNYDRFL; encoded by the coding sequence ATGCATCAAAAAACACCCATTTATAAGATTCTGTCCAATGAGGATTGGGAGCGCTTTCAAAAACAAGGCGTTTACGAGGGTAGCGTGCTTGATAAGTCAGATGGATATATTCACATGTCTGCGGCTAGCGAGCTGCAGGGGACATTGGATAAATATTATGTAGAAAGTGAATCCGTCATTCTTTTGGCTATAAAGACAGAAAGATTAGACGAAGTTTCATTAAAATGGGAATCTTCACGGGGCGGGGCTTTATTTCCGCATTATTATGCATCACTGACTTTATCACACGTTCAGTGGCGTAAATTGATCCGCTCTGATGATTATGGCTCTTATAATGTGCAGAGCCATCTGGGGAGAAATTATGACCGCTTTTTATAA
- a CDS encoding GNAT family N-acetyltransferase — MLDVLTFDIADLDAEDVRALLRLHLLEAYADACTAALNIEALREEDVTLYSARTSKQDLAGIAGLKILTTPNGTRKHGEIKSVRTHTDFLRQGVSSKLMGHLEQSARLRGLDRLFLQTHPTPAYAAACRLYEKLGYEYCSAFGDYKTSPKSVFMTKAL; from the coding sequence TTGCTTGACGTTTTGACATTCGACATTGCTGATTTAGATGCGGAGGATGTCCGCGCCTTGCTTCGCCTGCATTTATTAGAGGCCTATGCCGATGCGTGCACCGCCGCTCTGAATATCGAGGCCCTGCGTGAAGAAGACGTAACGCTTTATTCCGCCCGAACATCTAAACAGGATTTGGCGGGGATTGCTGGACTGAAAATTCTAACAACGCCAAACGGGACCCGAAAGCACGGCGAAATCAAATCCGTCCGCACACATACAGATTTCCTGCGGCAGGGCGTGAGTTCAAAACTAATGGGGCATCTCGAACAATCTGCGAGATTACGTGGTTTGGACAGGCTATTCTTACAAACCCATCCAACACCCGCTTATGCGGCGGCATGCCGTTTATATGAAAAATTAGGGTATGAATATTGCTCGGCTTTTGGCGATTATAAAACCTCACCAAAAAGCGTCTTTATGACCAAAGCTCTTTAA
- a CDS encoding MATE family efflux transporter — protein sequence MTSTTYSQAALPLTRKAVFAQSWPIMIANGAAPIVGLVDTLMVGRFVGTSALAGIGLGAVIYGIFYWGFGFLRMSTAGLAAQSDGQGAEADVQAHILRALPIALTIGLFLFLIQSWLLPLAFKIYTASPEIEDAAMTYIRARLWGLPATLATIALMGWFVGISRSGLALYMQIVLNLANIILSPILVLGFGAGLYGVGIASSLAEWAGLLAGLIFAYREVQRRGGFRSEALTRKALLAREALSKLGITNSNIFIRTLSLTVGFNFFGNAAASEGETFLAGYHILMQFITMSALILDGFAHTAEAVTGAAFGAKNRARFDRAVKLTSEYSILFACICSAAIFFVGPSIISLLTDDPIVISSALRYLPYCALAPIAGFAAFQIDGIFIGTTQTHAMRNAGIAAVIIYIIAHFLIYPAIGAKGIWIAFLFYYVMRAFTLALYYPSVLKKMEKRLA from the coding sequence ATGACATCCACCACTTACTCACAAGCTGCCTTACCTCTTACCCGAAAGGCCGTCTTTGCTCAAAGTTGGCCTATCATGATTGCCAATGGCGCCGCGCCAATTGTGGGTCTTGTGGACACATTAATGGTGGGCCGCTTTGTCGGAACAAGCGCCTTAGCCGGGATTGGTCTTGGCGCTGTAATTTACGGAATATTCTATTGGGGCTTTGGGTTTCTCCGCATGAGTACAGCGGGCCTTGCTGCGCAGAGTGATGGCCAAGGTGCAGAAGCGGATGTGCAGGCGCATATCCTCCGGGCCTTACCAATCGCTTTGACGATTGGTCTGTTTCTTTTCCTCATTCAGAGTTGGCTCCTCCCCCTCGCCTTTAAAATTTATACGGCTAGCCCTGAGATTGAAGACGCCGCCATGACATATATTCGCGCGCGTCTTTGGGGGCTTCCGGCAACCTTAGCTACCATAGCCTTGATGGGGTGGTTCGTCGGTATAAGCCGTTCGGGATTAGCGCTTTATATGCAAATTGTGTTAAACCTCGCCAACATCATATTATCGCCCATCTTGGTATTAGGGTTTGGCGCGGGCCTATATGGTGTCGGCATAGCCTCATCTTTGGCGGAATGGGCGGGGCTCCTCGCGGGATTGATATTTGCCTACCGAGAGGTACAGCGCCGCGGCGGATTTAGAAGTGAAGCGCTTACCCGTAAAGCGCTATTGGCCAGAGAGGCTCTTTCAAAACTTGGTATTACGAACTCTAATATATTTATTAGAACCTTATCGCTCACTGTGGGGTTTAATTTTTTCGGGAATGCTGCCGCGAGTGAAGGGGAGACCTTTTTAGCAGGCTATCATATATTGATGCAGTTCATTACCATGTCGGCACTCATATTAGACGGCTTTGCCCATACGGCTGAGGCCGTGACAGGCGCAGCGTTTGGCGCAAAAAACCGCGCGAGATTCGACCGCGCCGTCAAGCTGACGAGTGAATACTCCATATTATTTGCTTGCATATGTTCTGCAGCAATATTTTTTGTTGGCCCCTCAATTATTTCTCTTTTGACTGATGACCCCATCGTAATTTCAAGCGCGCTGAGATACCTGCCTTATTGCGCTCTTGCCCCAATAGCAGGATTTGCCGCCTTTCAGATCGATGGAATTTTTATTGGCACGACACAGACCCATGCGATGCGGAATGCAGGTATTGCCGCCGTTATAATTTATATTATTGCGCATTTCCTTATCTATCCCGCCATAGGCGCCAAGGGCATATGGATTGCGTTTCTGTTTTATTATGTGATGCGGGCATTTACCTTGGCCCTATATTACCCATCCGTGTTGAAAAAGATGGAGAAGCGCCTTGCTTGA
- a CDS encoding YdbL family protein, producing MLKLFKPLIAKPLAIALSLSLLAGGAVVMHVDGQNVAQAQSVSSISLVRSAKAKGLIGETIAGYLDVVNDQSIDSATRAAMKDINIKRRDEEYRPIAQRDNIPLDQVARAFGEKFIARVPAGQYILNDSGQWTRK from the coding sequence ATGTTGAAATTATTTAAACCCCTCATTGCCAAGCCGCTCGCTATTGCTCTAAGCTTGTCCCTCCTCGCTGGCGGCGCTGTCGTCATGCATGTTGATGGCCAGAACGTGGCGCAAGCCCAATCTGTCTCTTCAATCTCTTTGGTGCGCTCTGCCAAGGCAAAAGGCCTGATTGGTGAAACCATCGCTGGCTATTTGGATGTCGTAAATGATCAATCCATCGACTCTGCCACACGGGCCGCCATGAAAGATATTAATATCAAGCGCCGCGACGAAGAATATCGCCCTATTGCGCAACGCGATAATATTCCACTGGATCAAGTCGCGCGAGCTTTTGGTGAGAAGTTCATCGCCAGAGTGCCTGCTGGGCAATACATCCTGAATGACTCTGGACAATGGACACGTAAATAA